In one Terriglobia bacterium genomic region, the following are encoded:
- a CDS encoding glucose 1-dehydrogenase — protein MPKTLDISNRVAVVIGATSGIGRTLALGLAEYGATVVPSGRRADRLEEVCKAIEAGGGKTLVKPADVNSRSSIDALRDAVLKQFGRVDVLVNAAGYSMKQPTNEVSEEKWSALMDTNVMGVLRACQSFYEPLKAGGRGRIVNIGSLGSFLAFHEVAAYCASKSAVMSLTKNLACEWAKDGICVNAIVPGVFPTELNRKLIEGTPRGNEMLARTPMGRFGNAEELVGAAVLLSSDAASFITGESIAVDGGYLASGVNT, from the coding sequence ATGCCGAAAACACTCGACATTTCAAACCGCGTCGCTGTCGTCATCGGGGCGACGTCCGGCATCGGACGGACGCTCGCTCTCGGATTGGCCGAGTACGGCGCCACGGTCGTGCCTTCCGGCAGGCGCGCGGACCGCCTCGAAGAGGTTTGCAAGGCCATCGAGGCCGGCGGAGGAAAAACGCTGGTAAAGCCTGCGGATGTAAATTCCCGCTCTTCGATCGACGCGCTCCGCGATGCGGTGCTGAAACAGTTCGGACGCGTGGACGTGCTCGTGAACGCTGCCGGTTATTCGATGAAACAACCGACAAATGAAGTCTCCGAAGAGAAATGGTCGGCCTTGATGGATACCAACGTGATGGGCGTTCTCCGGGCATGCCAGTCTTTCTATGAGCCGTTGAAAGCCGGCGGACGCGGACGCATCGTCAATATCGGCTCTCTGGGTTCTTTTCTTGCATTCCACGAGGTCGCCGCATACTGTGCTTCCAAGAGCGCCGTGATGTCCTTGACGAAGAATCTGGCCTGCGAATGGGCTAAAGACGGGATCTGCGTGAACGCCATCGTCCCGGGAGTCTTCCCGACCGAACTGAACAGGAAACTCATCGAAGGCACGCCGCGCGGAAACGAGATGCTCGCGCGGACGCCGATGGGCCGGTTCGGAAACGCCGAAGAACTGGTCGGGGCCGCCGTCCTTCTGAGCTCGGATGCCGCCAGTTTCATCACCGGCGAGTCGATCGCCGTGGACGGCGGCTATCTCGCCTCGGGAGTGAACACGTGA
- a CDS encoding alpha-glucuronidase family glycosyl hydrolase → MRNRWPQMTRMTQMGAQKKSLMRPRLRHPRHLRLLLFCFVCSIPLHAETGYDMWLRYAAIDGAAAAQYRGAVPPAIVSLDTGAPEQSAQQELIRGISRMLGRTLRVETNLSTEPALVLGKIDEIRGRLGITATLPPDGYWLKSTTLNGTRRIIIAGGSDAGVLYGAFAFLRKIALGQPIAELDEKQSPAASLRWVNQWDNINGTIERGYGGPSIFWEGGHARADLSRVNDYGRMLASLGINGCSINNVNADTRFLTSELIPQVARIADALRPWGVKVALAVDFGSPKSVGGLETFDPLDPAVAAWWKFKADEIYKAIPDFGGIVLKADSEGRVGPSTYGRTHADAANVVARALKPHGGVIFYRGFVYDHHMDWQNPKNDRARAAYDNFHELDDKFDDNVIVQIKNGPIDFQVREPASPLFGGLDHTREAIELQITQEYFGQARHLVFLPTMWKETLDFDLHIRDGRTPVKALVTAFVGVSNAGMEDSWYGNHMSQANLYGFGRLAWSPDISAKEIADEWTRLTFGNDPVVDKTVADIQLSSWRTYENYTGPLGLQTLTDIVGNHYGVAVEASERNGWGQWHKADAMGVGFDRTVATGTGFLGQFSPSVMKLYESMESCPDDLVLFMHHVPYTYRLHSGKTVIQYIYDSHYDGADAVAKSEHEWKSLKGRVDEQRFQEVLAQLQYQAGQAVVWRDAVNDWFFKESGIGDKKGRVGNHPGRIEAESMSLSGYAAKPVTPWETASGGTAVECGGAKCSATTKYGGETGWRDLIVQYFDLPDAVSHFQVRVGNQLVDEWAAADRLPARKPDSTSSSRHIIRGLMLHPGDEVRIDGIPDGRETAAFDYIEIVPADQ, encoded by the coding sequence GTGAGGAACCGCTGGCCGCAGATGACGCGGATGACGCAGATGGGGGCACAAAAAAAGAGCCTTATGCGCCCCCGTCTGCGTCATCCGCGTCATCTGCGGCTATTGCTTTTCTGCTTCGTCTGTTCCATTCCTCTCCACGCCGAGACGGGCTACGACATGTGGCTGCGATATGCGGCTATTGATGGAGCGGCCGCCGCACAATATCGAGGCGCCGTTCCACCAGCCATCGTTTCGCTGGACACTGGCGCACCTGAACAGAGCGCCCAACAGGAACTCATTCGCGGCATCAGCCGCATGCTCGGCCGCACGCTGCGCGTTGAAACCAATCTCTCCACCGAGCCAGCGCTGGTGCTGGGCAAAATCGATGAAATCCGCGGACGGCTCGGCATAACGGCAACGCTTCCCCCGGACGGCTACTGGTTGAAATCCACCACCCTCAACGGAACCCGCCGCATCATTATCGCAGGCGGAAGCGACGCCGGTGTCCTGTACGGCGCTTTCGCTTTTCTCCGCAAGATCGCGTTGGGCCAACCGATCGCCGAACTTGACGAAAAACAGTCCCCTGCTGCGTCTCTTCGCTGGGTGAATCAGTGGGACAACATCAATGGAACGATCGAGCGCGGCTACGGCGGACCTTCCATCTTCTGGGAAGGCGGACATGCCCGCGCCGATCTTTCGCGCGTGAATGACTATGGCCGGATGCTCGCGTCGCTCGGCATCAACGGCTGCTCTATTAATAATGTCAACGCCGATACGCGATTTCTGACTTCCGAGCTTATTCCTCAAGTGGCTCGCATCGCGGATGCATTGAGGCCCTGGGGTGTGAAGGTCGCGCTTGCCGTCGACTTCGGCAGCCCGAAATCCGTCGGGGGTCTCGAGACATTCGATCCACTCGATCCGGCTGTCGCCGCGTGGTGGAAATTCAAGGCCGATGAAATCTACAAGGCCATTCCCGACTTCGGCGGCATTGTGCTGAAGGCCGACTCGGAAGGCCGGGTCGGGCCATCCACTTACGGGCGCACGCACGCCGATGCAGCGAATGTCGTTGCGCGTGCCTTGAAACCCCACGGCGGCGTGATCTTTTACCGCGGATTCGTCTATGACCACCATATGGACTGGCAGAATCCGAAGAACGATCGCGCACGCGCCGCCTACGACAACTTTCACGAGCTTGACGACAAATTCGACGACAACGTCATCGTTCAAATCAAGAACGGTCCGATCGACTTTCAGGTGCGGGAGCCGGCGTCGCCCCTCTTCGGGGGTCTCGATCACACTCGCGAAGCGATCGAATTGCAAATCACCCAGGAATACTTCGGACAGGCGCGTCATCTCGTGTTCCTGCCCACGATGTGGAAAGAGACGCTCGATTTCGATTTACACATCCGTGACGGCCGCACACCCGTGAAGGCTCTGGTGACGGCATTTGTGGGTGTCTCGAATGCCGGGATGGAAGACAGCTGGTACGGCAATCATATGTCGCAGGCGAATCTGTATGGATTCGGCCGGCTGGCGTGGAGTCCGGATATTTCAGCGAAAGAGATCGCCGACGAGTGGACGCGTCTGACGTTCGGCAACGATCCGGTTGTGGACAAGACGGTCGCGGACATTCAGCTGAGCTCCTGGCGGACCTATGAAAACTACACCGGACCGCTGGGTTTGCAGACGCTGACCGATATCGTCGGGAACCATTACGGCGTCGCCGTCGAAGCCTCCGAGCGCAACGGCTGGGGCCAATGGCATAAGGCTGACGCGATGGGCGTCGGCTTCGATCGAACGGTCGCGACCGGCACCGGCTTCCTCGGCCAATTTTCTCCGAGCGTCATGAAGCTGTACGAGTCGATGGAAAGCTGCCCGGACGATCTCGTTCTCTTCATGCATCACGTGCCGTATACGTATCGCCTGCATTCCGGGAAGACGGTGATTCAGTACATCTATGATTCGCACTACGACGGCGCGGATGCCGTAGCGAAGTCCGAGCATGAGTGGAAGTCCCTGAAGGGGCGCGTGGACGAGCAGCGATTCCAGGAAGTGCTGGCGCAGCTTCAATATCAGGCCGGCCAGGCTGTCGTCTGGCGCGATGCCGTCAATGACTGGTTCTTCAAGGAATCCGGAATTGGGGATAAGAAGGGACGTGTCGGAAACCATCCAGGAAGAATCGAAGCCGAGTCGATGAGCTTGAGCGGTTACGCCGCGAAGCCCGTCACGCCTTGGGAGACGGCTTCCGGCGGCACCGCCGTCGAATGCGGCGGCGCAAAATGTTCCGCGACGACGAAGTATGGCGGCGAAACCGGCTGGCGCGACCTCATTGTTCAGTACTTCGACCTGCCGGACGCCGTTTCGCATTTTCAAGTTCGGGTTGGAAATCAGCTGGTGGATGAATGGGCGGCGGCGGACCGTTTGCCCGCGCGCAAACCGGACAGCACGTCGTCGTCGCGGCACATCATCCGCGGATTGATGCTGCATCCGGGCGACGAAGTCCGTATTGACGGAATTCCCGACGGCCGCGAGACCGCAGCGTTCGACTACATCGAAATTGTGCCGGCAGACCAGTGA
- a CDS encoding aldose epimerase family protein: MIRLNNSTGMEVRAIPYGGIITSIRVPDRSGHVDDVVLGYDTIDAYVKNNSPYMGAIIGRYGNRIAKGMFTLDGQVYKLATNDGSNHLHGGMKGFDKVVWQPEEFKTSDGSGVIFRYTSADGEEGYPGKLTVRVTYTLTGRNELIVDYFATSDKATPVNLTQHTYFNLTGGTRDVLDHVVTIDADRFTPTDAGAIPTGVLQPVDGTPFDFRQPTPIGARINMDDEQLRNGKGYDHNYVVNRSGDGLVHAAHVLEPVTGRVLDVSTTEPGVQFYSGNNLDGSITGKSGHVYTKRFGFCLETQHFPDSPNEPEFPSTVLRPGTEYRSRTVFAFSVDGSAH, encoded by the coding sequence ATGATCCGTCTTAATAATTCCACCGGCATGGAAGTGCGCGCCATCCCTTACGGCGGGATCATCACCTCGATCCGCGTACCGGACCGCAGCGGTCATGTCGACGACGTCGTCCTCGGATACGACACGATCGATGCCTACGTGAAGAACAACTCTCCGTACATGGGCGCGATCATCGGCCGCTACGGCAACCGCATCGCCAAAGGCATGTTCACGCTCGACGGCCAGGTTTATAAGCTCGCTACAAACGATGGCTCGAATCATCTGCACGGCGGAATGAAGGGGTTCGATAAAGTTGTCTGGCAACCGGAAGAGTTCAAAACTTCCGATGGCAGCGGCGTGATTTTTCGATATACCAGCGCCGACGGCGAAGAAGGCTACCCCGGCAAGCTCACCGTTCGCGTCACATACACGCTGACCGGGCGGAACGAGCTGATCGTCGATTACTTCGCAACCTCCGATAAAGCGACGCCGGTCAATCTCACGCAGCATACCTATTTCAACCTGACGGGCGGCACACGCGACGTTCTCGACCACGTAGTGACGATCGATGCCGATCGGTTCACGCCGACGGATGCCGGCGCGATCCCGACGGGAGTTCTTCAGCCCGTCGATGGAACGCCGTTCGACTTCCGGCAGCCCACTCCGATCGGCGCCAGGATCAACATGGATGACGAACAGCTGCGAAATGGAAAAGGCTACGACCACAACTACGTTGTGAATCGCTCCGGCGACGGCCTGGTTCACGCCGCGCATGTTCTGGAACCAGTGACAGGCCGGGTGCTGGATGTCTCGACGACGGAGCCCGGTGTTCAGTTCTATAGCGGGAATAATCTGGACGGATCGATCACCGGGAAATCGGGACATGTTTACACGAAGCGATTCGGCTTCTGCCTCGAGACGCAGCACTTCCCGGACTCTCCGAACGAGCCGGAGTTCCCTTCCACCGTATTGCGGCCCGGCACGGAGTACCGGTCCCGGACGGTGTTCGCTTTCAGTGTGGACGGCTCGGCGCATTAG
- the xylB gene encoding xylulokinase, translating to MIYWLGIDVGTGGTRAVLVNKAGALVSAFTAPHDDMIMERPLWAEQRPDNWSDAAQKAVRGVLSQSNLAGSAVRGVGLSGQMHGLVMLDAADKVIRPALIWCDQRSQKQVDGINELAGADTVLACTANPAITGFTLPKLLWVRYNEPANFERVRKILLPKDYVRFGLTGEYAGDVSDASGTGLFDVVQRRWSELLADKIGIDRNILPPVLESAAVSGKVSRAAAALTGLAEGTPVVAGAGDQAASAVGNGIVEPGRMSCTLGTSGVVFAYTESPNYDSRGRVHTFCHAVEGAWHVMGVTQGAGLSLQWFRNNLAPGMEYDALTKEAATAPAGSQGLYWLPYLMGERTPHLDASARGGWIGLTAKHTRADLIRSLLEGVSYSQKDGLDIIEQIGAKAESVRLSGGGARSPFWQQMMADVFGKPVSVLESQEGSAYGAALLAMVGTGEYGSVREVCETAIREVRTCEPRAEERKVYAEGHRIYQSLYPATASALKV from the coding sequence ATGATTTATTGGCTTGGCATTGACGTCGGTACCGGCGGGACGCGAGCGGTTCTCGTCAACAAAGCCGGAGCTCTTGTCTCCGCATTCACCGCTCCCCACGACGACATGATCATGGAACGGCCGTTATGGGCGGAGCAGCGTCCGGATAATTGGTCGGATGCCGCCCAAAAAGCGGTTCGCGGTGTTCTTTCGCAATCGAATCTTGCGGGGAGCGCCGTGCGCGGCGTCGGTTTGTCCGGGCAGATGCATGGGCTTGTAATGCTGGATGCAGCGGACAAGGTCATCCGTCCCGCTCTGATCTGGTGTGATCAGCGCAGCCAGAAACAGGTCGACGGCATCAACGAACTCGCCGGTGCGGACACGGTTCTCGCGTGCACGGCGAACCCGGCCATCACCGGCTTCACGCTGCCGAAGCTTCTATGGGTCCGCTATAACGAACCGGCGAATTTCGAACGCGTAAGGAAAATCCTTTTGCCGAAGGACTATGTCCGGTTCGGACTGACGGGCGAATACGCGGGTGATGTATCGGACGCATCCGGAACCGGATTGTTCGATGTGGTGCAGCGCCGTTGGTCGGAACTGCTGGCGGACAAGATCGGGATCGATCGAAACATCCTGCCGCCGGTACTCGAATCGGCGGCGGTCAGCGGAAAGGTTTCGCGCGCCGCCGCCGCTCTGACGGGACTGGCCGAAGGTACGCCAGTTGTCGCGGGTGCGGGAGACCAGGCGGCGAGCGCCGTCGGGAACGGTATTGTCGAACCGGGCAGGATGTCGTGCACGCTGGGAACATCGGGCGTTGTTTTTGCATACACCGAATCTCCGAATTACGATAGCCGCGGCCGGGTTCACACGTTCTGTCACGCCGTCGAAGGCGCCTGGCATGTGATGGGCGTCACTCAGGGCGCCGGACTCAGTCTGCAGTGGTTCCGCAACAATCTGGCGCCGGGCATGGAATATGACGCCCTTACGAAAGAGGCGGCCACTGCTCCCGCCGGCTCGCAAGGCCTCTACTGGCTTCCTTATTTAATGGGGGAGCGCACGCCGCACCTCGACGCCTCCGCTCGTGGCGGCTGGATCGGCTTGACGGCGAAACATACCCGCGCGGATCTCATTCGATCGTTGCTCGAAGGCGTGTCCTACAGCCAGAAAGATGGCCTCGATATTATCGAGCAGATCGGCGCGAAGGCGGAATCGGTGCGGCTCTCCGGCGGCGGGGCGCGAAGTCCATTCTGGCAGCAGATGATGGCGGATGTTTTCGGTAAGCCGGTCTCGGTGCTCGAGAGTCAGGAAGGTTCCGCCTACGGCGCGGCACTGCTGGCGATGGTGGGAACCGGGGAATATGGTTCGGTCCGCGAGGTTTGCGAAACCGCGATTCGCGAAGTGCGGACGTGCGAACCGCGAGCGGAAGAGCGGAAGGTGTATGCCGAAGGGCACCGGATTTACCAGAGTCTATATCCGGCTACGGCTTCCGCCCTGAAGGTGTGA
- a CDS encoding TIM barrel protein, protein MQPVPPNQQRSLVERLTKMCGGGYSPETRRKYFISGPQWAAAYQGQALFWAPTRKPVTFEEVIREFGNIGIAHWCTHDSDVIPTEALGSDRQAEIVAKIHRTLEEHGVKCSMVTTETFYHAVFAAGPAPEAPEVREYAAFRVRNTVDIGHELGARYAVYWPGSLGYFTQGAIDELQTLRWYGEALNAACDRDIEVAKKKGRPTLKHCLEAKPFEPQAEILLPTSDAMLGFIASGALKHPHMVGLNPEYLHELMWGGAPRAALARALLAGKLWHFDINDGYRLKHDVDIAVGLVNPLDWLNVLMLLRSKNFNGPFNLDFKPLRTTSNHGVFAVSFPNAVDRFITLWEIAGEALEDPIIREATDALKAGSGVSAGSDAGAIAEANKELLTLHELIPHRLVQLLLGMHRGRTHFG, encoded by the coding sequence ATGCAACCCGTACCACCGAATCAACAACGATCTCTGGTCGAACGTCTTACGAAAATGTGCGGCGGCGGCTACAGTCCGGAGACGCGCCGCAAGTACTTTATCAGCGGCCCGCAGTGGGCGGCGGCATATCAAGGACAGGCTCTGTTCTGGGCGCCGACCCGCAAGCCCGTGACTTTCGAGGAAGTCATTCGGGAGTTCGGAAACATCGGCATCGCGCATTGGTGCACGCATGACAGCGATGTGATTCCCACGGAAGCGCTCGGCAGCGACCGTCAGGCGGAGATCGTCGCGAAAATCCATCGGACACTCGAAGAGCACGGCGTCAAGTGTTCGATGGTGACTACCGAAACGTTCTATCATGCCGTCTTCGCCGCAGGCCCCGCGCCGGAAGCGCCGGAGGTGCGGGAATATGCCGCATTCCGTGTCCGGAACACCGTCGACATCGGTCACGAACTCGGCGCCCGATATGCCGTGTACTGGCCGGGATCGCTCGGCTATTTCACGCAAGGCGCGATCGACGAGCTTCAGACCCTTCGCTGGTACGGGGAAGCTCTCAATGCTGCGTGCGACCGCGATATCGAAGTCGCAAAGAAAAAGGGACGGCCCACACTCAAACACTGTCTGGAAGCGAAGCCGTTCGAGCCGCAGGCCGAGATTCTGCTGCCCACCAGCGATGCAATGCTCGGGTTTATCGCCTCGGGCGCATTGAAACATCCGCACATGGTGGGATTGAACCCGGAGTATCTCCACGAACTCATGTGGGGAGGCGCGCCGCGCGCGGCCCTGGCGCGGGCTCTGCTGGCGGGTAAGCTGTGGCATTTCGATATCAATGATGGTTATCGGCTGAAGCACGACGTCGACATCGCCGTCGGCTTGGTCAATCCGCTCGACTGGTTGAACGTCCTGATGCTGCTTCGTTCGAAGAATTTCAACGGCCCGTTCAACCTGGATTTCAAACCGCTGCGGACGACGAGCAATCACGGCGTGTTCGCGGTAAGTTTCCCCAACGCCGTCGATCGATTTATCACGCTGTGGGAGATTGCCGGCGAGGCGCTCGAGGATCCGATCATTCGCGAAGCAACAGATGCGTTGAAAGCGGGTTCCGGCGTGTCTGCAGGCAGCGATGCCGGAGCGATTGCGGAAGCGAACAAGGAACTGCTGACGCTGCACGAACTCATCCCGCACCGCCTGGTGCAGCTGCTGCTGGGCATGCATCGGGGCCGGACGCACTTTGGATGA
- a CDS encoding bifunctional 2-keto-4-hydroxyglutarate aldolase/2-keto-3-deoxy-6-phosphogluconate aldolase, giving the protein MLKHDVLGKIRESGLIAVIRSNSAEEAVWIADACLAAGAVAIEITFTVPKAPNAISQLCDREDSKDFMVGAGTVLDPETARLAILSGAKFIVSPALNIETARLCNRYQIPYMPGACTVREVIEGMECGAEIVKVFPGEVTGPAFVKAVKAALPQASLVPSGGVTIENVKDWIAAGCAAVGVGSHLTRSAAAGDFQSITDLAKRFLEEVRKARR; this is encoded by the coding sequence ATGTTGAAGCATGATGTCCTGGGGAAGATCCGCGAGTCTGGCCTGATTGCCGTCATACGATCGAATAGCGCGGAGGAAGCCGTATGGATTGCCGACGCGTGCCTCGCGGCAGGCGCCGTGGCCATCGAGATTACCTTTACGGTTCCGAAAGCGCCAAATGCGATTTCCCAGCTCTGCGATCGAGAGGATTCGAAGGATTTCATGGTCGGGGCAGGCACCGTCCTGGATCCGGAAACGGCGCGGCTTGCAATTTTGTCCGGAGCGAAGTTCATTGTCTCCCCCGCTTTGAACATCGAAACCGCCAGGCTCTGCAACCGGTATCAAATTCCGTATATGCCGGGCGCTTGCACAGTCCGGGAGGTTATCGAAGGAATGGAATGCGGGGCGGAGATCGTCAAGGTCTTTCCCGGCGAAGTCACCGGACCGGCATTCGTCAAAGCGGTTAAGGCGGCCTTGCCTCAAGCTTCGCTGGTCCCCAGCGGCGGTGTGACGATCGAGAATGTGAAGGACTGGATCGCGGCAGGCTGCGCCGCTGTCGGCGTCGGCTCCCACCTGACTCGCTCTGCCGCTGCCGGGGATTTTCAATCGATTACCGATTTGGCAAAGCGATTCCTCGAAGAGGTCCGGAAGGCGCGGCGGTGA
- a CDS encoding sugar kinase produces MTGTRVVTFGESLLRLTPPGFERFLQTPHFNAVFGGAEANVAVALSSFGMDAAYVTVLPENNPIADAAIAELRRFGVDTSHIVRGTGRLGTYYLELGANHRAGRAVYDREHSAMALAKPGDIAWEKVFEGAAWFHITGITPAISASAADLTLEAMRAAGQRGLTISFDLNYRQNLWKWGKTAGEVMGSMMKHADILIGNEEHLRLVLGLSDPVVNNALTRYSHLKAVAVSLRGSSWSACLNDREQLLTSRSYDVAHSVDRIGAGDAFAAGLIYGWMNLPNRRDALEFAAAACCLKHSIPGDYCRATAEEVRSLLSDPSPGRIHR; encoded by the coding sequence GTGACGGGAACGCGAGTGGTCACGTTCGGTGAATCCCTCTTGCGGCTGACGCCGCCGGGCTTCGAGCGATTTCTGCAGACGCCGCACTTCAACGCCGTCTTCGGCGGTGCGGAAGCGAATGTCGCTGTGGCGTTGTCTTCGTTTGGAATGGATGCCGCCTACGTGACGGTGCTGCCGGAAAACAATCCTATCGCCGATGCGGCGATCGCCGAGTTGCGCCGCTTCGGTGTGGACACTTCGCACATCGTTCGAGGCACGGGACGGCTGGGGACTTACTATCTTGAACTCGGCGCCAATCATCGCGCCGGCCGCGCCGTCTATGACCGGGAACACAGCGCGATGGCGCTGGCAAAGCCGGGCGACATTGCATGGGAAAAAGTATTCGAGGGCGCCGCGTGGTTTCACATTACGGGAATCACGCCGGCGATCAGCGCATCCGCCGCTGATCTCACGCTGGAAGCGATGCGCGCCGCGGGGCAGAGGGGACTAACCATCTCCTTCGATCTGAATTACAGACAAAACCTGTGGAAGTGGGGCAAAACGGCGGGAGAAGTGATGGGCAGCATGATGAAACACGCCGATATCCTGATCGGAAATGAAGAACATCTCCGCCTGGTTCTCGGGCTGTCCGATCCCGTCGTGAATAACGCCTTGACCCGCTATTCGCACCTCAAAGCCGTCGCCGTGAGCCTTCGCGGAAGCAGTTGGTCCGCCTGTTTGAACGATCGCGAACAACTGCTGACGAGCCGGAGCTATGACGTCGCACACAGTGTCGATCGCATCGGCGCCGGAGATGCGTTTGCCGCAGGCCTGATTTACGGCTGGATGAATCTTCCCAACCGCCGGGACGCTCTCGAATTCGCCGCAGCGGCGTGCTGTCTGAAACACTCTATTCCCGGCGATTACTGCCGCGCGACAGCGGAGGAAGTCCGTTCGCTGCTGAGTGATCCGAGTCCCGGACGGATTCACCGCTGA
- a CDS encoding pyrroloquinoline quinone-dependent dehydrogenase, producing MKNAFAKMICLLVCASALLAQSGARNGEWRTYGADLGNTHYSPLDQINASNFNKLEVAWHFSTENLGPRPEFQFEGTPVMANGILYSTAGTRRDVVALDAATGELLWTHSEHEAARGSNAPRQLSGRGLAYWTDGREERILYVTPGYRLIALNAKTGVPVPSFGKNGVVDLKQDDDQEIDLINGEVGLHAAPVVAKDVVIVGAAHKSGGVPKSKTNVKGYVRGFDVKTGKRLWIFHTIPLPNEYGAETWENDSASYTGNTGVWAQISVDEELETVYLPVELPTGDYYGGYRPGNGLFGESLVAVDLHTGKRKWHYQLVHHGIWDMDIPCAPILADITINGQTIKAVAQPTKQAFLYVFDRVTGKPIWPIEERAVEQSTVPGEKTSATQPFPTKPPAYDRQGFSVDDLIDFTPELHAEALKIASRYKMGPIFTPPVVSKIEGPLGTLAMAVSNGGTNWPGGSYDPETHILYVPSQRTMNSLGVVPGNPKLSGDFGWIQGIATSGPRLSGGAGADAGADRAPGAGAAETSGLLTVQGLPLMKPPYGQITAIDMNKGEILWHIAHGETPDNIRNNPALKGLNIPRTGRPGAIGTLVTKTLLIAGEGGVFTTPNGQKGAMLRAYDKASGKDAGAVYMPTQQSGTPMTYMLNGKQYIVVAIGGNGYTAELRAFRLPN from the coding sequence ATGAAGAACGCCTTTGCGAAAATGATTTGTCTGCTCGTCTGCGCGAGTGCGCTGCTGGCACAAAGCGGCGCAAGGAATGGGGAATGGCGGACGTATGGAGCGGATCTCGGCAATACGCACTATTCGCCGCTCGATCAGATCAACGCTTCGAACTTCAACAAGCTTGAGGTCGCATGGCACTTCAGCACGGAAAACCTGGGCCCGCGGCCGGAATTCCAGTTCGAGGGAACGCCGGTGATGGCCAACGGCATCCTTTATTCGACGGCGGGAACGCGGCGTGACGTCGTCGCGCTGGATGCGGCGACCGGCGAGCTTCTCTGGACGCACAGCGAACACGAGGCAGCGCGCGGCTCGAATGCGCCGCGGCAGCTCTCCGGGCGCGGCCTGGCGTACTGGACCGACGGACGCGAAGAGCGGATCCTCTATGTCACTCCGGGATATCGCCTGATCGCGCTTAATGCGAAGACCGGCGTGCCGGTTCCGTCGTTTGGAAAGAACGGGGTTGTCGATCTGAAGCAGGACGACGATCAGGAAATCGATCTCATCAACGGCGAAGTCGGATTGCATGCGGCGCCTGTTGTCGCCAAAGATGTCGTGATCGTCGGAGCTGCGCACAAATCGGGCGGGGTGCCCAAGAGCAAGACCAACGTGAAGGGATATGTCCGCGGCTTCGACGTCAAGACAGGCAAGCGGCTGTGGATTTTCCACACGATTCCGCTACCGAACGAATACGGCGCCGAAACCTGGGAAAACGATTCGGCATCCTACACGGGCAATACGGGCGTCTGGGCACAAATCAGCGTGGATGAAGAGCTGGAAACCGTGTATCTTCCTGTCGAACTTCCCACCGGCGACTACTACGGCGGATATCGTCCAGGCAACGGCCTGTTCGGCGAAAGCCTTGTCGCGGTCGATCTGCACACCGGCAAGCGGAAGTGGCATTACCAGCTTGTGCACCACGGGATCTGGGACATGGATATCCCATGTGCGCCGATCCTCGCGGACATCACAATCAACGGTCAGACGATTAAGGCGGTCGCGCAGCCGACGAAACAGGCGTTCCTGTATGTCTTCGATCGCGTGACCGGCAAACCGATCTGGCCCATCGAAGAGCGGGCGGTCGAGCAGTCGACCGTGCCCGGAGAGAAAACCAGCGCGACGCAACCGTTTCCGACCAAACCGCCCGCATATGACCGGCAGGGCTTTTCCGTCGATGATCTGATCGATTTCACGCCGGAGCTCCACGCCGAAGCACTGAAGATTGCATCGCGTTACAAGATGGGGCCAATCTTCACGCCGCCGGTGGTCAGCAAGATCGAAGGCCCGTTGGGAACCCTGGCAATGGCGGTGAGCAACGGCGGCACGAACTGGCCCGGCGGATCCTACGATCCCGAGACCCACATCCTGTACGTCCCATCTCAAAGGACGATGAATTCTCTCGGTGTGGTTCCCGGCAACCCGAAACTATCCGGAGATTTCGGCTGGATTCAGGGCATTGCCACCAGCGGACCTCGTCTGAGCGGCGGGGCCGGGGCCGATGCCGGCGCCGATCGCGCTCCTGGTGCAGGCGCGGCCGAGACGTCGGGGCTGCTGACCGTTCAGGGATTGCCGCTGATGAAGCCGCCCTACGGACAGATCACTGCCATCGACATGAATAAAGGTGAGATTCTCTGGCACATCGCTCACGGTGAAACGCCCGACAATATCCGCAACAATCCCGCGCTGAAAGGCTTGAATATTCCCCGCACCGGCCGGCCCGGGGCCATCGGAACGCTCGTGACCAAGACGCTCCTGATCGCCGGCGAGGGCGGTGTATTCACCACTCCGAACGGGCAGAAGGGCGCAATGCTCCGGGCTTACGACAAAGCGAGTGGTAAAGACGCCGGCGCCGTCTACATGCCCACGCAACAGAGCGGAACGCCGATGACGTACATGCTCAACGGCAAGCAGTACATTGTGGTTGCGATCGGCGGCAACGGGTATACGGCGGAGTTGAGAGCCTTCCGGCTCCCCAACTAA